ATTTAAGTCTATCCTAGAGTGGTTAAATTGCGATTTAATGGTTTCTTACTGCTGCTTCTTCCTCTTTAATGGGTTATAGGGTgggatttttccaatttttctctttccaaatgtCTACAAGAATGTTTAAACTTCACCATTGCTTGTGTTTTTTCTTACGTTGTATTTTGATTTCTTGGGCTTTCATAGAGATGAGATAGATCGGCGGAGATCAGTTGGTCAGCAGAGACTAGAAAACAATCAGTGATTGGAAATGGCCAACTATTGATGACATGGTCCTGATGGCTGTTAGAGCTTGTTCCGCCAAATGCCCAGGTGCAACTCAAGATACAGGAGCCtattttctttttgagttttGGCTTCAGACGGCTTCATCTCGGGACAATTGAGTCTGGTTGTCCTTTAATGGATGTGTCCAGAAATGTAATTGTATTACGAATTAAAAGCATAAAATACAAGTTGATCGTCACTGTTTGGAAGACAGGAAGGCATATAAAAAGATTCTGATGCAAATTATACTGCTACATCGTTTTTCCgaaaaaggaaatggagttgGGCTGCTTCATTTTCCGCCGACTGGTGAAATGAGTTTCCGAAACTGCCCATTAGTCAGGCTGGGAATTACGTTCCGTCGCAGGATATTGGCACAAGATTCTTGGGAGGATCCTTGCCCTTGGACTCCTTCCACTAGTTTTGTAGAGTCCACCAGATACTGGTTCGATAATAAATATACTGAAAAAACCACGAAATTAATTTTCGGGGGAAGTTGAAAGTTTCACGTGTTGATACCCTAATCCTAAGCTGTTGACGTAACTGCTCTCAGGCCTAACATATGCGCAACGATGTGATAATGCGTTTTGTTTTCATAACACGGAAGGAGACGTTCATGTAGACAGCCCCTCGCTGTTGCTGGTAGCAGCTACCAAAGGTGGCTCTTACACGGAGTCTTTCAGTTCATCAAGACTTTGCTTTGCTGTGGACGTTCTAAAATATACTTCGACTTTGAACCCAGCAGTTAAAATGACTTTCGCAAAACATAAAAAATCATTATTGAAATTTGAGAGAATTCCATCATAAGGTGCTGATCACCCTTGAGGGTAAAAACAGTATGATTTATTAGCGGGGCACCAGCGTAGGCTGCGAAGAGTTTCTGAGTGAGTATTAACTTTATACTAGATGGTGTGATAAATCCAACAAATTTACTGTAATGCTGAGATATACATAGTTTCCACATTGAAAAGAATGAACATAGGACGCGGCGCTATATGAtataccagaaaaaaaaaaaaaaaaaaaaaaagaactcccCATAAGTTACTTCTTGTAAGGTCAATATTTCTACTTCCTTTCTCCTGAAGGTAAGCAAAAAAACTCGTTAACATGTACATCTATGGTCCGAGGGGCAACCTACTCATGTGATAAACCGATGAGCCATTGGAGAGGTTCAATCCAGGATCTGACATAGGCTCCATCTTAGGTTCTCCTTTGGGAAGCATACGACCCATTTCATTCATTGGACGTGGCTGCCCTAGATACGGATGAACTGGGAGAGCAGGTATTTTGCCTTGATTAGGAGGACCCAATCCAGCCAATGTCATATTGGGTAATCCCTGTTGGTTCATTCCAAAACCAAAGCCATGAGTAGGCCCTAGAGGGGGCCTCCCAGGCAAGGCAAATGAACCAAGAGGAGGCCTTTCAAATTGTGCTATGCAGTTATGAAGTTGTGAGGGCTCAGGCCTGTGCACATGACTTTGAACAGCAGCACCAGCTTGGGCAGGAAGGGTGCCGGAAATCCCAGAATTAACATGACTGCTGTTTCGAGCTGCAGGAACGTCATGATTGTGCTTCCCTTCATACGTAGTTATAACTGATTTCAGGTCGTGTGAGGCCCTCTCCACATGTTTCCTGACTGTGCATCCTGCACTCGTGCATTTGTAGTAACTCctgcattaaaaaaaatgacataCCACCACTTCTGGGGTCAGCACTGCAGTATAATTACCACTCTGTCTGCTCCTATATTAATCTACAGCTAAGAAGAACAAAGTGAACCTTGGATTAGGGTTTCCTTTCACAACTTTTTGCCCATACTTGCGCCAGCGGTACCCATCGTCGAGGATATCCACCTCACTGGTGGTTTGGACAACCACCCTAGGCTCCCTGATGGCTCTGGTGGCCCCACTCATGTCAGTTGCAtaactctcaattttcctaaaatagtaACAAGTTCATTGTATGCAGCCTTTGATAGGTTTCATAGACATAAGAATGTCATTGAATCTTGCAATAGAAATCTAGTATAAACTCAGGCTCGTCATTTAATTAGTAAGACAGAGGAAAATGAAAGAACCTTCTTTTGGACTCTGACTCATCTCCTTCATCATAGCCTAATGAAACACTGCCATGTGTCCCACGGtcctcatcatcttcatcatttgAAAAAGTAGAAGATCCATCTACTCCATCTCCTGATTCAAGTTGGCTGCCATTCTGAGCCTGTAAAGAGGTAGTTCCGTTGCCATATTCTGGACCCAATGCGGCAGATGATGTCTCCTCAAGATTGTCATGCCTCCAgtcaaaatttcctttttgcatGGTTGTCCATCCAGGATTGCCATCGGCACCCATTGCAACTTGCTCACTATTCTCTACCTGCAAGTCACTAAGTGTGTTGGAGGATCCAAGAGCAGATCTGCGGTTGGGCGGAGGTTTTGGATGGTTATGTGCCCCCTTGTAGATGATCTCTGTAATGTGACCCTCTTGTGATCTTTCCACTTTTTTCTTGACCGGGCAGTTTGGATGCGTGCACTTGTAATAACTCCGTGGATATTCACTTCCTTTTACTTGTTTCTGGCCATATTTTCTCCAATTATAACCATCTTCAGCTGGGGCACCACTAATATTTTGATCTCCACCTCCCCTTTGATCTGCATCATCTTCTTGCTGCTCATCAAGAGGTGGAGAATGCTCTGAACCACCACCTACATTTTGGAAGGAACTTGGTTCTGACAAGATATCATTGTGTACAGTATCCTTTGCAGCAGATGGTCTAGAAAAATCAGCTGGCTGATTCAATGCGGCAGATTTAGCATGTTCGACACTTCGAGGTGGAAGTGTGTTTCCTGACTGTACTGAAACCTCAATGCTCGGGAAAGGTTGCTGAGGAAGATTGGTTGAGGTTATCTACGTATGGAAatgaacaaaaattttaaaacctgAATGAAATGTACTGCTTCTTGCttaattaaaattttggaaaagtacAAGAAACATTAAAATTTTACTCCGCCATATCAAAattagaaaagaaacaaaaaactgGCAATGTGCAAACATTACACATTATTTTGCTTCATAAATTGTGGATCATTTCCATACCAAATTGCTAAATCAGTACAGGCCCACTTGACATGTTTACATGTTTGTGTTCCAAGAAGGATATAGGCAGTATTAAATCTTACGTTCTCCTCtacaaaagattttttttttttttttggcattgcAGGGGAGGGGcaggaggagagagagagtaccCTGTTGGATGCACCAAAGAAAAGAGGGGGACCAGACTCCAGAATGGGCCTAAATGCAAAGGATGAAGTGTTCACATTCTGAAAACAGTTCTCTTTGCTCTTATCAGGAAACTCGGTCACTGTTGCGTTTCGGCTGCTGCCGCTCATGAGAAATCCAAGCTTTCCAGTAGTTGGAGATGGCTGAACCTGCAGCATGAAAAGTCAAGGTATACTGAAAGGAACAAAAAAAGTAAGAACGTCCTGCTTGACAGCTCAGAACATTGTAGTGCCAAACTAAATTTAGCTGCCATAAAAGAAGCGACAGAAACACTTGAAGGATGAAAATCCAAACACTTTCCATGACAGCAAGTTGACTCGTATAGCATCTGTGTTTGGTATTGAGAAAATAGATACCAGATAATTGCCTGGTTCACTTGATGACAAAAATACCATACAATCATTGAATGATAAACGAAGACAAAGATATAATTGCAAAAATGTTAAAGCAACTAATTCCCAAAGGATATCCATAATGGAAGATAATAGTTTAAATTTTCAGTAACTTCAAATCCGGCTTCAGAGGCAGCTACGAAGCTCAGGAGACTGTCCTACCAACTGCCTTGAGTCCCGAGATATTAATAGGAAGATATTAGACATCAGAATTTTTTCAAACTGTTGCCTTTTGCTCCATTTTCAGCTTGATAAATTACTTCATGTTATATACATCTGATTAACAAGTTGCACAATTGTCATCGGTATAAAATTGCAGGACGAAATGCTATAGTCCATGGAAACACAAACTATCATAAGGCAAGACACCACCTCATCAATCTTGCTATTTTGTTTACTGAATATAGAAGTTGGCCCAAAAGGATAAGCCTCTGAACACAAAAATATACACATATCTAGCACTTTCCGCCCCTTCCATCTTTTAGTCAatttaaaaacacttttttcaTAACGTTCATACGAGTGGATGTACAGTGCTTGTTTATggtataaaaaaaatcatatagtTCAACTAGAAAGAATCTAAATTTTGGGCTTACCAGAGAGTTAGTTAAAAAGACAGGAGAGTCTAGCAAGGTTGTTGGGCTGAGACCAGGAGGAATTGTTAAGTAAGGTGACCGGACCTCCAGGTTCTGTGATAGGTCAGGAGGTCTGATGCTTTCCGTATTCAACCTTGGGGCATTAAATCCAGCTCTAGCTGCCATCCTTTCCATAAGACCCCCGCGAGAGCTCATCCTTTGCTCAGACATTGAACTAAACTTACCTGTTTGATCAACAGCAGCACCACCTTGTGATCCATCCTTTTGATCAGAACTAGCAGATGCACTGTGCTCTACAGGCCCTGGAAAAGAGAATCCAGCTTTATTTTCACTGGTGGGTTCAGCAACCATCCTTAAACTAACATCATCACCCAACAACGTCGAAAATAGAGCTCGTGGACTTGGGCTAGGAGGCATCCAATCCCCAATAATAGCAACATGGTCATCAAACTCACCCATAAGAACTTCCTTTGGTGATGGCTACTCAAATCCAGATCGAATCCAAAATAATCAGCCGCATTCAATACACACAATCCTGAAAAAGGatcaataaacaaaataaagatCAAGTTTCGAGGCAAGTGCTGTTGTAGTCAGTCAAGAGGAGGACCAGTAAAAGAATTTTTCAAGAGAAATGTGTTCGTGGTTATCATCCTTAACGTGGGTAAAATACTTAAGGGAGTGGAGACTGGAGAGGTGGGATATAAGGTGCCACCATCTCACTCCTCCAAAAGCGCCTCCCTACCAAAATTCCTCCCCCAGACACTAACAGTAGGAATAGCACCCAAAATGGTTCTTTCTCCACCTCTCGAACTCTGTCGCTGTGACTATCATCATAATATTCATTATCCAGGTTGACACAAGCAAAGCCTACAAATTGGGGTGCCAGATGAAAAGGTTCCATTTCCATTGGCCGGTAAGAAGTAGTAAGACACTATCTCAAGACAATATCTTCTCTAGATAATCAATATCCTCCTGCATATCAAGTCATCAACACACTGAATACAACATTAAAAATTTCTCACAAATAATCCGTAAATCCACAACCTCTTAAAGGTCCATGGAAAAAAGGGGAAACTAACTGGAATCAAGCATGCTAAGGAAGACACCTGATAACTCATACTTTGTAGGAAACTCCATTAGACATTTCCTTGTATATCAACCAAAACCACAAAGTTCTTTAAGGCAACCTCAATAAAAATCGAAACTTTACAAAGATCTACAGCATGAGAACATCAACAAAACACAAAATGAACAGTATCACTTCATTGATCATGGCAGCCAAGATCtattaataaaaaaagaattggaGGAAATATGGAAAATCGCAAGATAGccaaattatttcttttcatgGGGAATCCGATACTTGAAATCCACAGTACCTCTAAgttgaagaaggaaaacaaGCGGATGACCCAGATAGAAAAACTTCCCCAGAATCAAGAATTTAGCAAAAGCAGTACAAGAATTAATGATTCAAAAATGATgatcaaaaaaataatataagagGAATGTACCTGCTAAAAACAGAGAAAGGGAGGGGCAGTCAAGGGAGGAAACAAAAATGATGTATTGAAGGAGACACTTTTCTGACCCCCCCTCAGATTATTTTCAGCTCAGCTTAAGCCTTAATGGggttttttttccatttatgtAAGAAAGTCCTTcttcaaagaaaatgaaagaaaaagcatCCCACTTCCACCTTCTCATCAACTTCTTTCaccccttttctctctctctctagaaaATTGGGTTGGAAAAAATATGATTATGATTGCCTtggagaaaggaaaaacaagcAAATCAATACTCAATAGTGAATTTCAACAAAGAAAAGTGGGGTTTGTTTGGGTGTAATGGTGGTGGACCTCAATATGGTTTTTGGATTCTTTTGAGAAAGAGATATGGGAGGAAGGAAAAACTCCAAAAAGGAATTGGGAAGACTGACTTtcgttttctctttttcttttcttaatctcTACTTGGGCCTTGTTTGCCGCAAGGGCCGCAACAATTGAAGTGTTATCAAaacttttttaataaataaaagaaatttcttGTAG
The DNA window shown above is from Coffea arabica cultivar ET-39 chromosome 5e, Coffea Arabica ET-39 HiFi, whole genome shotgun sequence and carries:
- the LOC113743770 gene encoding probable WRKY transcription factor 2 isoform X1, translated to MGEFDDHVAIIGDWMPPSPSPRALFSTLLGDDVSLRMVAEPTSENKAGFSFPGPVEHSASASSDQKDGSQGGAAVDQTGKFSSMSEQRMSSRGGLMERMAARAGFNAPRLNTESIRPPDLSQNLEVRSPYLTIPPGLSPTTLLDSPVFLTNSLVQPSPTTGKLGFLMSGSSRNATVTEFPDKSKENCFQNVNTSSFAFRPILESGPPLFFGASNRITSTNLPQQPFPSIEVSVQSGNTLPPRSVEHAKSAALNQPADFSRPSAAKDTVHNDILSEPSSFQNVGGGSEHSPPLDEQQEDDADQRGGGDQNISGAPAEDGYNWRKYGQKQVKGSEYPRSYYKCTHPNCPVKKKVERSQEGHITEIIYKGAHNHPKPPPNRRSALGSSNTLSDLQVENSEQVAMGADGNPGWTTMQKGNFDWRHDNLEETSSAALGPEYGNGTTSLQAQNGSQLESGDGVDGSSTFSNDEDDEDRGTHGSVSLGYDEGDESESKRRKIESYATDMSGATRAIREPRVVVQTTSEVDILDDGYRWRKYGQKVVKGNPNPRSYYKCTSAGCTVRKHVERASHDLKSVITTYEGKHNHDVPAARNSSHVNSGISGTLPAQAGAAVQSHVHRPEPSQLHNCIAQFERPPLGSFALPGRPPLGPTHGFGFGMNQQGLPNMTLAGLGPPNQGKIPALPVHPYLGQPRPMNEMGRMLPKGEPKMEPMSDPGLNLSNGSSVYHMSRLPLGP
- the LOC113743770 gene encoding probable WRKY transcription factor 2 isoform X2, with amino-acid sequence MGEFDDHVAIIGDWMPPSPSPRALFSTLLGDDVSLRMVAEPTSENKAGFSFPGPVEHSASASSDQKDGSQGGAAVDQTGKFSSMSEQRMSSRGGLMERMAARAGFNAPRLNTESIRPPDLSQNLEVRSPYLTIPPGLSPTTLLDSPVFLTNSLVQPSPTTGKLGFLMSGSSRNATVTEFPDKSKENCFQNVNTSSFAFRPILESGPPLFFGASNRQPFPSIEVSVQSGNTLPPRSVEHAKSAALNQPADFSRPSAAKDTVHNDILSEPSSFQNVGGGSEHSPPLDEQQEDDADQRGGGDQNISGAPAEDGYNWRKYGQKQVKGSEYPRSYYKCTHPNCPVKKKVERSQEGHITEIIYKGAHNHPKPPPNRRSALGSSNTLSDLQVENSEQVAMGADGNPGWTTMQKGNFDWRHDNLEETSSAALGPEYGNGTTSLQAQNGSQLESGDGVDGSSTFSNDEDDEDRGTHGSVSLGYDEGDESESKRRKIESYATDMSGATRAIREPRVVVQTTSEVDILDDGYRWRKYGQKVVKGNPNPRSYYKCTSAGCTVRKHVERASHDLKSVITTYEGKHNHDVPAARNSSHVNSGISGTLPAQAGAAVQSHVHRPEPSQLHNCIAQFERPPLGSFALPGRPPLGPTHGFGFGMNQQGLPNMTLAGLGPPNQGKIPALPVHPYLGQPRPMNEMGRMLPKGEPKMEPMSDPGLNLSNGSSVYHMSRLPLGP
- the LOC113743770 gene encoding probable WRKY transcription factor 2 isoform X3: MGPVEHSASASSDQKDGSQGGAAVDQTGKFSSMSEQRMSSRGGLMERMAARAGFNAPRLNTESIRPPDLSQNLEVRSPYLTIPPGLSPTTLLDSPVFLTNSLVQPSPTTGKLGFLMSGSSRNATVTEFPDKSKENCFQNVNTSSFAFRPILESGPPLFFGASNRITSTNLPQQPFPSIEVSVQSGNTLPPRSVEHAKSAALNQPADFSRPSAAKDTVHNDILSEPSSFQNVGGGSEHSPPLDEQQEDDADQRGGGDQNISGAPAEDGYNWRKYGQKQVKGSEYPRSYYKCTHPNCPVKKKVERSQEGHITEIIYKGAHNHPKPPPNRRSALGSSNTLSDLQVENSEQVAMGADGNPGWTTMQKGNFDWRHDNLEETSSAALGPEYGNGTTSLQAQNGSQLESGDGVDGSSTFSNDEDDEDRGTHGSVSLGYDEGDESESKRRKIESYATDMSGATRAIREPRVVVQTTSEVDILDDGYRWRKYGQKVVKGNPNPRSYYKCTSAGCTVRKHVERASHDLKSVITTYEGKHNHDVPAARNSSHVNSGISGTLPAQAGAAVQSHVHRPEPSQLHNCIAQFERPPLGSFALPGRPPLGPTHGFGFGMNQQGLPNMTLAGLGPPNQGKIPALPVHPYLGQPRPMNEMGRMLPKGEPKMEPMSDPGLNLSNGSSVYHMSRLPLGP